Proteins encoded within one genomic window of Ovis aries strain OAR_USU_Benz2616 breed Rambouillet chromosome 1, ARS-UI_Ramb_v3.0, whole genome shotgun sequence:
- the LOC121819839 gene encoding enhancer of rudimentary homolog — MFHTILLVQPTERPEGRTYADYESVNECMEGVCKIYEVNLNRMNPNSPSITYDISQLFDFIDDLAGLSCPIYQADTQTYQPYNKDWIKEIYVLLHQQAQQAGK; from the coding sequence ATGTTTCACACCATCTTGCTGGTACAGCCTACCGAGAGACCAGAAGGCAGAACTTACGCTGACTATGAATCTGTGAATGAGTGTATGGAAGGCGTTTGtaaaatatatgaagtaaatCTGAACAGAATGAATCCCAACAGCCCCTCTATCACATATGATATCAGTCAGTTGTTTGATTTTATTGATGACCTGGCAGGCCTCAGCTGCCCTATTTACCAAGCTGATACCCAGACATACCAGCCTTATAACAAAGATTGGATTAAAGAGATCTACGTGCTCCTTCATCAACAGGCCCAACAGGCTGGGAAATAG